A stretch of the Papaver somniferum cultivar HN1 chromosome 6, ASM357369v1, whole genome shotgun sequence genome encodes the following:
- the LOC113290094 gene encoding 1-aminocyclopropane-1-carboxylate oxidase homolog 1-like: MVASNGNNQVISTQSESNNYDRMKELKAFDETKAGVRGLVDAGIKEVPRIFISPPSDDIKKNLDSNTELAKEFSIPVIDLGDIKKGDAHQRRMIIDQVINSCENFGFFQVVNHGVPKNLTDGMLEKVRLFHEQPAEVRAAYYSRNLKVNCGYVSNFDLYQAPSANWRDTYYCSMAPTPPKPEEIPTVLRDTLMEYSGHVEKLGLELFELISEGLGLKPNYLKDMECAKGWALLCHYYPECPQPELTIGTAKHADSDFLTILLQDNYISGLQVLHENQWVDVPPVPGALIVNMGDLLQLISNDRLKSVEHRVLANLEHPRVSVACFFHGTRLEQPSRKYGPIKELLSESDRPKYRETTVHEYITHFHAKGLDGKSALDVFKI, from the exons ATGGTGGCTTCAAATGGTAATAATCAAGTTATTTCCACTCAATCTGAATCAAACAACTATGATCGAATGAAGGAATTGAAGGCGTTCGATGAAACCAAAGCCGGGGTAAGAGGATTAGTTGATGCAGGAATTAAAGAGGTCCCAAGGATTTTTATTTCCCCTCCTAGTGATGACATCAAGAAGAATTTGGATTCCAACACCGAGTTAGCAAAAGAATTTAGCATCCCTGTTATAGACCTTGGAGACATTAAGAAAGGGGATGCTCATCAGCGCAGAATGATCATTGATCAAGTCATAAACTCATGTGAGAACTTTGGTTTCTTTCAAGTAGTGAACCATGGTGTTCCCAAAAATCTTACCGATGGAATGCTTGAAAAAGTGCGCTTGTTTCATGAACAACCTGCTGAAGTTAGAGCAGCCTATTATTCACGTAATCTTAAGGTGAATTGTGGTTATGTAAGTAATTTTGATCTTTACCAAGCACCATCTGCTAACTGGAGGGACACTTACTACTGCTCCATGGCTCCCACACCCCCAAAACCAGAAGAAATTCCGACGGTTCTAAG GGATACTTTGATGGAGTACTCGGGTCACGTAGAAAAATTAGGATTGGAGTTGTTCGAGTTAATCTCGGAGGGTCTGGGATTGAAGCCGAACTACCTCAAGGATATGGAATGTGCAAAAGGTTGGGCTCTTCTCTGTCACTACTATCCAGAGTGCCCTCAACCAGAACTCACTATTGGCACAGCCAAACATGCCGATTCAGATTTTCTCACTATACTACTACAAGATAACTACATCAGTGGTCTTCAAGTACTTCATGAGAATCAATGGGTTGATGTCCCTCCGGTGCCTGGTGCTCTCATCGTGAACATGGGTGATCTTTTACAG CTTATATCCAATGATCGTCTAAAGAGTGTGGAGCACCGAGTTCTAGCAAACCTTGAGCATCCTCGAGTATCAGTTGCGTGCTTTTTTCATGGTACCCGTCTTGAACAACCATCAAGGAAGTATGGACCGATCAAGGAGTTGTTGTCGGAATCTGATCGTCCTAAATATAGAGAAACAACAGTACACGAGTATATAACACACTTTCATGCAAAAGGACTTGACGGAAAATCTGCCTTAGATGTATTCAAGATTTGA